One genomic segment of Intestinimonas butyriciproducens includes these proteins:
- a CDS encoding MATE family efflux transporter: MKSKRQNDLGNDPIGSLLIRLAIPAITAQLVNALYNIVDRMYIGHIEGTGDLALTGLGVAFPVIMFISALSALAGMGGGSKAAIRMGAGDQEGANAILGGCTALLVVISLVVTVLFQVFKDPMLLLFGASENTLGYASDYLGIYLWGTIAVQFSLGLNNFITTQGFSTVSMLTVIIGAVCNIVLDPVLIFGFDMGVQGAALATILSQAVSALWVLKFLTGKRSRLTIQARHLRLDPKVLLPVMAIGVSPFIMQSTESLVNIALNSSLKLYGGDTYVGAMTIASSIMQVLVMPLQGLTQGAQPILGFNFGAGKTDRVRRTFKLLFLSCIALSTVFFLSVQLFPCVFISIFNDKEELVRAAEWALHVYFGGMFMLGMQFSCQQTFVALGQAKVSLFLALLRKIALLIPLIYILPHFLSNQVFAVYLAEPVADVCAATCTGLVFLWKFPRILRERDASADREAA, translated from the coding sequence TTGAAATCCAAGCGCCAGAATGATCTTGGAAACGACCCCATAGGGTCGCTGCTGATACGGCTGGCCATCCCGGCCATCACCGCTCAACTGGTGAACGCCCTCTACAACATCGTGGACCGGATGTACATCGGCCATATCGAGGGGACCGGCGATCTGGCCCTCACGGGCCTGGGCGTGGCCTTTCCCGTCATCATGTTCATCTCCGCCCTCTCCGCCCTGGCGGGCATGGGCGGCGGCTCCAAGGCCGCCATCCGCATGGGGGCGGGGGACCAAGAGGGGGCCAACGCCATTCTGGGCGGCTGCACCGCTCTGCTGGTGGTCATCTCCCTCGTGGTCACCGTGCTCTTCCAGGTCTTCAAGGACCCTATGCTGCTCCTCTTCGGCGCCAGCGAGAACACCTTGGGCTACGCCTCGGACTATCTTGGGATCTATCTCTGGGGCACCATCGCGGTGCAGTTCTCTCTGGGGCTCAACAACTTCATCACCACCCAGGGCTTTTCCACCGTCTCCATGCTGACGGTCATCATCGGCGCGGTGTGCAACATCGTGCTGGACCCCGTCTTGATCTTCGGCTTTGATATGGGCGTGCAGGGCGCGGCCCTGGCCACCATCCTCTCCCAGGCCGTATCCGCCCTGTGGGTCCTCAAGTTCCTCACGGGAAAGCGGTCCAGGCTCACCATCCAGGCCAGGCACCTGCGCCTGGATCCCAAGGTGCTCCTTCCCGTCATGGCCATCGGCGTGTCCCCCTTCATCATGCAGTCCACCGAAAGCCTGGTGAACATCGCCCTTAACTCCTCTCTCAAGCTCTACGGCGGCGACACCTACGTGGGGGCCATGACCATCGCCTCCTCCATCATGCAAGTGCTGGTGATGCCCCTCCAGGGCCTCACCCAGGGCGCCCAGCCGATCCTGGGTTTCAACTTCGGCGCAGGCAAGACGGACCGGGTCCGACGGACCTTCAAGCTGCTCTTCCTCTCCTGTATCGCGCTGAGCACCGTCTTCTTCCTGTCCGTACAGCTCTTCCCCTGCGTCTTTATCTCCATCTTCAACGACAAGGAGGAGCTGGTCCGGGCCGCCGAGTGGGCCCTGCACGTCTATTTCGGGGGCATGTTCATGCTGGGGATGCAGTTCTCCTGCCAGCAGACCTTCGTGGCCCTGGGGCAGGCCAAGGTCTCCCTCTTCCTCGCCCTGCTGCGGAAGATCGCCCTTCTCATCCCTCTGATCTATATCCTGCCCCACTTTCTCTCCAACCAGGTCTTTGCCGTCTATCTGGCCGAGCCTGTGGCGGACGTCTGCGCCGCCACCTGCACGGGCCTGGTGTTCCTGTGGAAGTTCCCCCGTATCCTGCGGGAGCGGGACGCCTCGGCGGACCGGGAGGCGGCCTGA
- a CDS encoding HD domain-containing protein, protein MSAKEEFIEIYRANIHREGADALLDYLENKSDFFTSPASARYHGAYVGGLCEHSVNVYHCLREYLARERVQELYGVEAPDESVAVSALLHDLCKTGCYKAGSRNVKGPDGKWTAVPTFFYEDKLPYGHGEKSVYIISGFMKLTRPEAMAIRWHMGFSGGEDSRLVGQALQQYPLAFALSVADMEATYFLESEDGEPSAGKH, encoded by the coding sequence ATGTCCGCAAAAGAGGAATTCATCGAGATCTACCGTGCCAACATCCACCGGGAGGGGGCCGACGCCCTGCTGGACTATCTGGAGAACAAGTCGGATTTCTTCACCTCTCCGGCCTCGGCCCGCTATCACGGGGCCTATGTGGGAGGGCTGTGCGAGCACAGCGTCAACGTCTACCACTGTCTCCGTGAATATCTGGCCCGGGAGCGGGTCCAGGAGCTCTATGGGGTGGAGGCCCCCGACGAATCGGTGGCCGTCTCCGCCCTGCTCCACGACCTGTGCAAGACCGGCTGCTACAAGGCGGGCTCCCGCAATGTGAAGGGCCCCGACGGGAAGTGGACGGCGGTTCCCACCTTTTTTTATGAGGACAAGCTCCCCTATGGCCACGGAGAGAAGTCCGTGTACATCATCTCCGGCTTTATGAAGCTCACCCGCCCGGAGGCCATGGCCATCCGGTGGCACATGGGCTTTTCCGGCGGGGAGGACAGCCGCCTGGTGGGCCAGGCCCTGCAGCAGTATCCCCTGGCCTTCGCCCTCTCGGTGGCCGACATGGAGGCCACCTATTTTCTGGAGAGCGAGGACGGGGAGCCCTCCGCCGGCAAGCACTGA
- a CDS encoding AEC family transporter, translated as MLSNFALVAGQVVTLFLLMGAGFVLAQLGKLYPDGVSQMSTLVLYVVTPCVIIHAFAIERTDGMVRLLLEFAAVYALSTLFCAAVALFCFRGESPCRRGPMRFAMVYGNNGFMGLPLLLSILGERAVIYGVVSVVVFNLLLWTHGVRTMGGRVTLRQALVSPATVGLVVGLPLFLTGGRLPSMVDSAVGFLADLNTPLAMIVIGAQMAGADLKRSFTSPRLYGVAAFRLLAAPLVPMLCLLPLRLDPMLYCANIILCAVPVAGATGMLAQRFEQDTAVAAQMVTLTTLLSVLTLPLMAVAAQSLSGILPL; from the coding sequence ATGCTGTCGAATTTTGCTCTGGTGGCCGGACAGGTGGTCACGCTGTTTCTTCTCATGGGGGCAGGCTTTGTCCTGGCCCAGTTGGGAAAGCTGTATCCCGACGGGGTCTCCCAGATGTCCACCCTGGTCCTCTACGTGGTCACCCCCTGCGTCATCATCCACGCCTTCGCCATTGAGCGCACCGACGGCATGGTCCGGCTCCTGCTGGAATTCGCGGCGGTTTATGCCCTGTCCACCCTGTTCTGTGCGGCCGTGGCCCTGTTCTGCTTTCGCGGGGAGAGCCCATGCCGCCGGGGACCCATGCGCTTTGCCATGGTCTATGGAAACAACGGCTTTATGGGCCTTCCCCTCCTTCTGTCCATCCTGGGGGAACGGGCGGTCATCTACGGCGTGGTGTCCGTGGTGGTGTTCAATCTGCTGCTGTGGACCCACGGCGTCAGGACCATGGGAGGCCGTGTCACGCTCCGGCAGGCCCTTGTCAGCCCCGCCACCGTGGGGCTCGTGGTAGGGCTGCCTCTGTTTCTGACCGGCGGGCGTCTCCCCTCCATGGTGGACAGCGCGGTGGGCTTTCTGGCCGACCTCAACACGCCCCTGGCCATGATCGTCATCGGGGCCCAGATGGCGGGCGCCGACCTGAAGCGCAGCTTTACCAGCCCCAGGCTTTACGGCGTGGCCGCCTTCCGGCTGCTGGCCGCCCCTCTGGTCCCCATGCTGTGTCTGCTCCCCCTCCGTCTGGACCCCATGCTCTACTGCGCCAACATCATCCTGTGCGCCGTCCCCGTGGCAGGGGCTACCGGGATGCTGGCCCAGCGCTTCGAGCAGGACACCGCCGTGGCCGCCCAGATGGTCACCCTCACCACCCTGCTCTCGGTGCTGACCCTGCCTCTGATGGCGGTGGCCGCCCAGAGTCTGTCCGGAATCTTGCCGCTGTGA
- a CDS encoding ABC transporter ATP-binding protein, with protein MTPEQMRRSGHLRIFVSYYRPHLAIFLLDMVCALGICLVDLLFPMVSRHALNELLPRSLYGAFFALMTVLLLAYVLKGVFTFIVTYWGHLLGVRIEADIRSDLFSHMQDLSFSFYDKNRTGQLMSRVTGDLFEITELAHHGPEDLFISVVTLTGAFCVMLTIRWELALIVFAVVPLFILFTVRQRKRMMEASSEVKRKLAGINGDLESSISGMRTAKAFANEDAEIDKFERSNDQFRGAKRGYYRAMAVYHSGMELAMGLMPVLVIAAGGFFIMRGGMDYIDLVTFTLYVTTFVTPIRKLSAFVEQFMQGMAGFKRFVELMRVEPEVTDAPDARDIGAVKGDIQVDDVSFRYSPDAEPVLSHVSLHVRPGETVAVVGPSGGGKSTLCQLIPRFYDVTEGAIRIDGQDVRTLTQHSLREHIGIVQQDVFLFAGTIYDNIRYGRPDATEAEIVAAAKKAEIYDDILEMPDGFQTYVGERGVMLSGGQKQRVSIARIFLKNPSILVLDEATSALDSVTEARIQGAFDELAKGRTTLIIAHRLSTIRSAERILVIDNNRIAEEGTHEELMARGGEYAGLYNAQKSAAV; from the coding sequence ATGACCCCGGAACAAATGAGGCGCAGCGGCCATCTGCGCATCTTCGTGTCTTATTACAGACCCCATCTGGCCATCTTCCTGCTGGACATGGTCTGTGCGCTGGGCATCTGCCTGGTGGACCTGCTGTTCCCCATGGTTTCCCGTCACGCACTCAACGAGCTGCTGCCCCGGAGCCTGTACGGCGCCTTCTTCGCCCTCATGACCGTGCTGCTGCTGGCCTATGTGCTCAAGGGTGTGTTCACCTTCATCGTCACCTATTGGGGACACCTGCTGGGTGTGCGCATCGAGGCGGATATCCGCTCCGACCTCTTTTCCCATATGCAGGACCTGTCCTTTTCCTTTTATGACAAGAACCGCACCGGCCAGCTTATGAGCCGGGTCACCGGCGACCTGTTCGAGATCACGGAGCTGGCCCATCACGGCCCGGAGGACCTGTTCATCTCCGTCGTCACCCTGACGGGGGCCTTCTGCGTCATGCTTACCATTCGTTGGGAGCTGGCTCTCATCGTCTTTGCCGTGGTGCCGCTCTTCATCCTCTTCACGGTGCGGCAGCGCAAACGGATGATGGAGGCATCCTCCGAGGTAAAACGGAAGCTGGCGGGCATCAACGGGGACCTTGAGTCCTCCATCTCGGGTATGCGCACCGCCAAGGCCTTTGCCAACGAAGACGCCGAGATCGACAAGTTCGAGCGGTCCAACGACCAGTTCCGGGGGGCCAAGCGGGGCTACTACCGGGCCATGGCGGTCTACCACTCCGGGATGGAGCTGGCCATGGGCCTGATGCCGGTCCTGGTCATCGCGGCCGGCGGCTTCTTCATCATGCGGGGCGGGATGGACTACATCGACCTGGTCACCTTCACCCTCTATGTCACCACCTTCGTCACCCCCATCCGCAAGCTCTCCGCCTTCGTGGAGCAGTTCATGCAGGGCATGGCGGGCTTCAAACGGTTCGTGGAGCTCATGCGGGTGGAGCCGGAGGTCACCGACGCCCCCGACGCCAGGGATATCGGAGCGGTGAAGGGGGACATCCAGGTGGATGACGTCAGCTTCCGTTACAGCCCGGACGCCGAGCCGGTGCTCTCCCATGTGTCCCTTCACGTGCGCCCCGGGGAGACCGTGGCCGTGGTGGGCCCCTCCGGGGGCGGCAAATCCACCCTCTGCCAGCTCATTCCCAGGTTTTATGATGTCACCGAGGGGGCCATCCGCATCGACGGCCAAGATGTGCGCACCCTCACCCAGCACTCCCTTCGGGAGCACATCGGCATCGTCCAGCAGGACGTGTTCCTCTTTGCAGGCACCATCTATGACAATATCCGCTACGGACGGCCCGACGCCACCGAGGCGGAGATCGTTGCGGCCGCCAAGAAGGCCGAGATCTACGACGATATCCTGGAAATGCCCGACGGGTTCCAGACCTATGTGGGCGAACGGGGCGTCATGCTCTCCGGCGGGCAGAAGCAGCGGGTATCCATCGCCCGCATCTTTCTGAAGAATCCCTCCATCCTCGTCCTGGACGAGGCCACCTCCGCTCTGGACAGCGTGACCGAAGCCAGGATCCAGGGCGCCTTTGACGAGCTGGCCAAGGGCCGTACCACCCTCATCATCGCCCACCGCCTGTCCACCATCCGTTCGGCGGAGCGCATCTTGGTCATCGACAACAACCGCATCGCCGAGGAGGGCACCCACGAAGAGCTGATGGCCCGGGGCGGAGAGTACGCCGGCCTCTACAATGCCCAGAAGTCGGCGGCGGTGTAA
- a CDS encoding manganese efflux pump MntP family protein, translating to MDAFAVSICKGLSVGAVRARHALTAGLWFGGFQALMPFLGWLLGSRFQGLITSVDHWIAFVLLCAIGGNMVRESRTCGACGEMDASFAPKVMLPLAVATSIDALAVGVTFAFLRVDILPAVCFIGAVTFVFSFAGVKMGSVFGARYQSKAELFGGGVLIGMGIKILLEHLGVLG from the coding sequence ATGGACGCCTTTGCCGTGTCCATCTGCAAGGGCCTGTCGGTGGGGGCGGTCCGGGCCCGCCACGCCCTGACCGCAGGACTTTGGTTCGGCGGCTTCCAGGCGCTGATGCCCTTTCTGGGCTGGCTGCTGGGCAGCCGCTTTCAGGGACTGATCACCAGTGTGGACCACTGGATTGCCTTCGTGCTGCTGTGTGCCATCGGCGGAAACATGGTCCGGGAATCCCGGACATGCGGCGCATGCGGGGAGATGGACGCCTCCTTTGCACCCAAGGTCATGCTTCCCCTGGCCGTGGCCACCAGCATCGACGCCCTGGCCGTTGGAGTCACCTTTGCATTCCTTCGGGTGGACATTCTGCCCGCGGTATGCTTCATTGGGGCGGTCACCTTTGTATTTTCCTTTGCGGGCGTCAAAATGGGAAGCGTTTTTGGGGCCCGGTATCAGTCCAAGGCCGAGCTTTTCGGAGGCGGGGTACTGATCGGGATGGGGATCAAGATTTTGCTGGAGCACCTGGGCGTGCTCGGATGA
- a CDS encoding RluA family pseudouridine synthase produces the protein MTQMRKVLAVTEETTLLPFLLREVTGKSRNTVKGLLTRRQVMVDGTVVTRFDAPLLPGQQVTLLPPEAAGAAELPFPVLYQDRDLIAVDKPAGLLSMGNEKERTRTAYRMVSDYVKAREPGGRIFIVHRLDRDTSGVLVFAKNERMKRALQDHWEALVQKRGYVAAVEGDLPEPEGTVRSYLRETATHLVYSGPRGKEGREAVTHYRVLARGKGFSLVEVTIDTGRKNQIRVHMQDLGCPVAGDRQYGAQSDPMGRLALHAHVLRFTDPRSKKTLELKASLPLGFQKLFPGAEQ, from the coding sequence ATGACGCAGATGAGAAAAGTGCTGGCCGTGACGGAGGAGACCACCCTCCTCCCCTTCCTGCTCCGGGAGGTAACGGGCAAATCCCGGAATACGGTGAAAGGACTGCTCACCCGGCGGCAGGTCATGGTGGACGGGACGGTGGTCACCCGGTTCGACGCCCCTCTGCTGCCGGGGCAGCAGGTCACGCTTCTCCCGCCGGAGGCAGCCGGGGCGGCGGAGCTCCCCTTCCCGGTGCTCTACCAGGACCGGGATCTGATCGCGGTGGACAAGCCCGCCGGGCTTTTGTCCATGGGAAACGAGAAGGAGCGCACCCGTACCGCCTACCGTATGGTCTCTGACTATGTGAAGGCCAGGGAGCCGGGCGGGCGCATCTTTATTGTCCACCGGCTGGACCGGGATACCTCCGGAGTGCTGGTCTTTGCCAAAAATGAACGGATGAAGCGGGCCCTTCAGGACCACTGGGAGGCGCTGGTGCAGAAGCGGGGCTACGTGGCCGCCGTGGAAGGAGACCTCCCGGAGCCGGAGGGCACAGTCCGCTCCTACCTGCGGGAGACGGCCACCCATCTGGTCTACTCCGGACCCAGAGGAAAAGAGGGCCGGGAGGCGGTCACCCACTACCGGGTCCTGGCCCGGGGCAAAGGCTTCTCGCTGGTGGAGGTGACCATCGATACGGGGCGCAAAAACCAGATTCGGGTCCATATGCAGGACCTAGGATGCCCTGTGGCAGGGGACCGGCAGTACGGTGCCCAGAGCGATCCTATGGGGCGCCTGGCCCTTCACGCCCATGTGCTTCGGTTTACCGACCCCAGGAGCAAAAAGACCCTGGAGCTGAAGGCGTCTCTGCCGCTTGGGTTCCAGAAGCTCTTCCCCGGCGCGGAGCAGTGA
- a CDS encoding M42 family metallopeptidase gives MDFNGCKDFLMETAKTLLAADSPSGFTQNAVAAAERIAGALGYATRRTNKGGLVIEVPGREHTKRIGLCAHVDTLGLMCRAITDKGELMITRIGGPILPTLDGEYCKIYTRDGRVYTGTVLSLSPAAHVFDDVLTRPRDEQNMAVRIDEKVQNAEEVRALGIEVGDYICFDPKTTVTQSGFLKSRFIDDKGSAACLLALLKLMRDAGTAPRYDTEIHFTVYEEVGHGGAAIPGDLDELLAVDMGCVGSDLTCTEYQVSICAKDSSGPYDYDMVSRLVALAKERGLDYAVDVYPHYSSDVSVTWRAGSDAKAALIGPGVHASHGMERTHWDGMRNTIALAAAYLECE, from the coding sequence ATGGATTTCAATGGCTGCAAGGATTTTTTGATGGAGACGGCGAAGACCCTGCTCGCCGCCGATTCCCCCAGCGGATTCACACAGAACGCGGTGGCGGCGGCGGAGCGGATCGCGGGCGCCCTGGGCTACGCCACGCGCCGCACCAATAAGGGCGGCCTGGTCATCGAGGTGCCCGGCCGGGAACACACCAAGCGGATCGGCCTGTGCGCCCATGTGGACACGCTGGGGCTTATGTGCCGGGCCATTACGGATAAGGGGGAGCTGATGATCACCAGGATCGGCGGCCCCATCCTGCCTACTCTGGATGGGGAGTACTGTAAGATCTACACCCGGGACGGACGGGTTTATACCGGCACCGTCCTCTCCCTCTCCCCTGCCGCCCATGTTTTCGACGATGTGCTCACCCGGCCCAGGGACGAGCAGAACATGGCCGTGCGCATCGACGAGAAGGTGCAAAACGCCGAAGAGGTGCGGGCCCTGGGCATCGAGGTGGGAGACTATATCTGCTTTGACCCCAAGACGACGGTGACGCAGAGCGGCTTCCTCAAGTCCAGGTTCATCGACGACAAGGGCTCCGCCGCCTGCCTGCTGGCCCTCCTGAAGCTGATGCGGGACGCCGGAACGGCGCCCCGGTATGACACGGAGATCCATTTCACCGTCTATGAAGAGGTGGGGCACGGCGGCGCCGCCATCCCCGGTGATCTGGACGAGCTGTTGGCGGTGGATATGGGCTGTGTGGGCAGCGACCTCACCTGCACGGAGTATCAGGTCTCCATCTGCGCCAAGGACTCCTCCGGCCCTTATGACTACGACATGGTCTCCCGCCTGGTGGCGCTGGCGAAGGAGCGGGGGCTGGACTACGCGGTGGACGTCTATCCCCACTATTCCTCCGACGTGTCCGTCACATGGCGGGCGGGCAGCGACGCCAAGGCGGCCCTCATCGGCCCCGGCGTGCACGCCTCCCACGGCATGGAGCGGACGCACTGGGACGGAATGCGGAACACCATCGCGCTGGCGGCGGCGTATCTGGAGTGCGAGTAA
- a CDS encoding M42 family metallopeptidase gives MPEGQSLAAGRIHSAPAGLDSGAPVGGGASHGARTHWDGMRNTIALAAAYLECE, from the coding sequence TTGCCCGAAGGGCAAAGCCTTGCCGCCGGGCGGATTCATTCCGCCCCGGCGGGTCTGGACAGCGGGGCCCCCGTGGGAGGCGGAGCCTCTCACGGGGCGCGGACGCACTGGGACGGAATGCGGAACACCATCGCGCTGGCGGCGGCGTATCTGGAGTGCGAGTAA